The Faecalibacterium prausnitzii genome includes a window with the following:
- a CDS encoding butyryl-CoA:acetate CoA-transferase, whose protein sequence is MDYTELYAQKKMTADQAAALVKSGDWVDYGWAVNTPVAVDAAIAKRLPELENVNFRGGILMWVPEIFQIDDPAAHMTWNSWHMGGIERKAIAQGFSFYSPIRYSELPRYYRDSKDPVDVAVFQVTPMDEHGYFNFGPCASHLGAVCEKAKKIIVEVNTNMPRCLGGTENWVHISQVAGVVEGTNPPMGQMAAPGAATEVDLAVANLIVPQIPNGACLQLGIGGMPNAIGNLIAQSDLKDLGVHTEMYVDAFVDIAKAGKITGRHKNLDKGRQVYAFGAGTQKMYDYLDNNPECMAAPVEYTNDIRSISAIDNFISINNAVDIDLFGQVNAESAGVKHISGAGGQLDFVLGAYLSNGGKSFICLSSTFMNKKTGKVESRIRPTLETGSIITDTRANIHYLCTEYGCVNLKGLTSWEKAEALISVAHPDFRDELIAEAEKLHIWRRSNKR, encoded by the coding sequence ATGGATTATACGGAACTGTATGCGCAGAAAAAGATGACTGCCGATCAGGCCGCTGCTTTGGTCAAGAGCGGCGATTGGGTGGACTACGGCTGGGCTGTGAACACCCCGGTGGCAGTCGATGCTGCCATTGCAAAGCGTCTGCCGGAGCTGGAGAACGTCAATTTCCGCGGCGGCATCCTGATGTGGGTGCCGGAGATCTTCCAGATCGACGACCCGGCTGCCCACATGACCTGGAACAGCTGGCACATGGGCGGCATTGAGCGCAAGGCCATTGCGCAGGGCTTCTCCTTCTACTCCCCCATCCGTTATTCGGAGCTGCCCCGTTACTACCGCGACAGCAAGGACCCCGTGGATGTGGCAGTGTTCCAGGTCACGCCCATGGACGAGCATGGCTACTTCAATTTCGGCCCCTGTGCTTCTCATCTGGGTGCCGTCTGCGAAAAGGCCAAAAAGATCATCGTCGAGGTCAACACCAACATGCCCCGCTGCCTGGGTGGCACCGAGAACTGGGTGCACATCTCCCAGGTGGCCGGTGTCGTGGAGGGCACCAACCCGCCGATGGGTCAGATGGCTGCCCCCGGTGCGGCCACTGAGGTGGACCTCGCCGTGGCGAACCTCATCGTCCCGCAGATCCCGAACGGTGCCTGCCTGCAGCTGGGCATCGGCGGAATGCCCAACGCCATCGGCAACCTGATCGCGCAGAGCGACCTGAAGGATCTGGGCGTCCATACTGAAATGTACGTCGATGCCTTTGTGGACATCGCCAAAGCCGGCAAGATCACCGGCCGCCACAAGAATCTGGACAAGGGCCGTCAGGTCTACGCCTTCGGTGCCGGCACCCAGAAGATGTACGATTACCTCGACAACAACCCGGAGTGCATGGCAGCCCCCGTGGAGTACACCAACGACATCCGCAGCATTTCGGCCATCGACAACTTCATCTCCATCAACAATGCTGTCGATATCGACCTGTTCGGTCAGGTCAACGCCGAGAGTGCCGGTGTCAAGCACATCTCCGGTGCAGGCGGTCAGCTGGACTTCGTTCTGGGCGCATACCTTTCCAACGGCGGCAAGAGCTTCATCTGCCTGTCCTCTACCTTTATGAATAAGAAGACCGGCAAAGTCGAGAGCCGCATCCGCCCCACGCTGGAGACCGGCAGCATCATCACCGATACCCGTGCCAATATCCACTATCTGTGCACCGAGTACGGCTGTGTGAACCTGAAGGGCCTGACCAGCTGGGAAAAGGCCGAAGCCTTGATCAGTGTTGCACACCCCGATTTCCGGGATGAACTGATCGCCGAAGCTGAAAAACTGCACATCTGGCGCAGGAGCAACAAGCGCTAA
- a CDS encoding AI-2E family transporter produces the protein MMDKKPHIKPYLYGMLAGFGAISLSILFFFLIYRFQGFGDAISKLTGILMPFIYGAVIAYLLKPVCNCVENFLRRLLPEKMGTAANMLAVTISLLFGILVVYALIMMIVPQLITSVTTLYYTARNNLNDFVDWASHQEIIASNQKLLDFIETSYDNLQDTLDNLVRTKLVPSMQSLLSGAALGVMSFVTFLKNIVIGLIVSVYLLASRKKFGQQGKLILYSLVKPRWANLIMEEIRYADRMFGGFINGKILDSAIIGVLCYIACLIFKFPSALLVSVIIGVTNVIPFFGPFIGAIPATLLILIQNPIKALWFVLFVLVLQQVDGNIIGPKILGNTTGLSSFWVLFAILLFGGLWGFVGMIIGVPLFAVIYDVLKKFVFHGLRRNEEMELVTTYHDNFGDPDDE, from the coding sequence ATGATGGACAAAAAGCCACACATCAAACCTTACCTGTATGGGATGCTCGCGGGATTCGGTGCCATATCATTGAGCATCCTGTTCTTCTTCCTGATCTACCGCTTTCAGGGCTTCGGGGATGCGATCTCGAAGCTGACGGGAATCCTGATGCCGTTCATCTACGGCGCGGTCATCGCCTATCTGCTCAAGCCGGTGTGCAACTGCGTGGAGAATTTTCTCCGCCGCCTTTTGCCCGAAAAGATGGGAACTGCGGCCAACATGCTGGCGGTCACCATCTCGCTGCTGTTCGGCATCCTGGTGGTGTATGCGCTGATCATGATGATCGTGCCGCAGCTCATCACCAGCGTGACGACGCTGTACTACACGGCGCGGAACAACCTGAACGACTTCGTGGACTGGGCTTCCCATCAGGAGATCATCGCCAGCAACCAGAAGCTGCTGGATTTCATCGAGACGTCCTATGACAACCTGCAGGACACGCTGGACAACCTCGTCCGGACGAAGCTGGTCCCCTCCATGCAGAGCCTCCTGAGCGGTGCAGCGCTGGGCGTGATGAGCTTCGTGACCTTCCTGAAGAACATCGTCATCGGCCTCATCGTTTCGGTGTATCTGCTGGCCAGCCGGAAGAAATTCGGGCAGCAGGGCAAGCTCATCCTTTATAGTCTGGTCAAGCCCCGTTGGGCCAACCTCATCATGGAGGAGATCCGTTACGCTGACCGGATGTTCGGCGGCTTCATCAACGGTAAGATTTTGGATTCCGCCATCATCGGGGTGCTGTGCTACATCGCCTGCCTCATCTTCAAGTTTCCCAGTGCGCTGCTGGTCTCGGTCATCATCGGTGTGACCAACGTCATCCCCTTCTTCGGGCCTTTCATCGGTGCCATCCCGGCCACCTTGCTCATCCTCATCCAGAACCCCATCAAGGCGCTCTGGTTCGTCCTGTTCGTTCTGGTTTTGCAGCAGGTGGACGGCAACATCATCGGGCCGAAGATCCTGGGCAACACCACCGGCCTTTCCAGCTTCTGGGTGCTGTTCGCCATCCTGCTGTTCGGCGGCCTGTGGGGTTTTGTGGGCATGATCATCGGTGTGCCGCTCTTCGCGGTCATCTACGATGTGCTCAAGAAATTCGTCTTCCACGGCCTGCGCCGCAATGAGGAGATGGAACTGGTCACGACCTACCACGACAACTTCGGCGACCCCGACGACGAATAA
- a CDS encoding radical SAM protein encodes MNTTFDSLTHKMQRAALGKTADVVLSHVNKDREKAVTQLVDVAKTFYGDSFSEETYAHARQTLSNPDSKWSRLINCMLDQLDPNVARTTALNLGYEAFFRGTKTIRENRVKYQCNIPWLILFDPTSACNMHCVGCWAGEYGHKNNLSFDDMDKIVSQGKELGVYLYMLTGGEPLVRKADILKLAEKHNDVQFAIYTNSTLIDDAFCKEVVRLGNIAFMLSIEGTPETNDARRGSGHYAAVMHAMNLLKQYGILFGTSICYTSANIEAVTSDDFMRFLCDKGAHFGFYFHYMPVGNEAAPELMPTPEQRKYMIDRIRYLRSEACDIPFYPMDFQNDGEFVGGCIAGGRNYFHINSAGDAEPCVFIHYSNANIHDSSILEILQSPLFMAYHNGQPFNKNHLRPCPMLENPELLRKMVHETGAHSTDLQSPETVDHLCDKCKAYADNWQPMADEIWSHTKIRESRYENYKDWKPGQQ; translated from the coding sequence ATGAATACCACATTTGATTCTCTGACTCATAAGATGCAGCGCGCCGCACTGGGCAAGACGGCGGATGTCGTGCTGTCCCACGTCAACAAGGACCGCGAAAAGGCCGTGACCCAGCTGGTGGATGTCGCCAAGACCTTCTATGGCGATTCCTTCAGCGAGGAAACGTATGCTCATGCCCGCCAGACTCTCTCGAACCCGGACAGCAAGTGGTCCAGGCTCATCAACTGTATGCTGGACCAGCTGGACCCCAATGTGGCCCGCACCACAGCTCTGAACCTGGGCTATGAGGCCTTCTTCCGTGGCACCAAGACCATCCGCGAGAACCGCGTCAAGTACCAGTGCAACATCCCCTGGCTGATCCTGTTCGACCCCACCTCCGCCTGCAACATGCACTGCGTGGGCTGCTGGGCCGGCGAGTACGGCCACAAGAACAACCTGAGCTTTGACGATATGGACAAGATCGTCTCTCAGGGCAAGGAGCTGGGCGTGTACCTCTACATGCTCACCGGGGGCGAGCCGCTGGTCCGCAAGGCCGACATCCTGAAGCTGGCCGAAAAGCACAACGATGTGCAGTTTGCCATCTACACCAACTCCACCCTGATCGACGACGCCTTCTGCAAGGAGGTCGTCCGCCTGGGCAACATCGCCTTCATGCTGTCCATCGAGGGCACCCCGGAGACCAACGATGCCCGCCGCGGCAGCGGCCACTACGCTGCCGTCATGCACGCCATGAACCTGCTCAAGCAGTACGGCATCCTGTTCGGTACCTCCATCTGCTACACCAGCGCCAACATCGAGGCCGTCACCAGCGATGACTTCATGCGCTTCCTGTGCGACAAGGGTGCGCACTTCGGCTTCTATTTCCACTACATGCCCGTCGGCAACGAGGCAGCCCCCGAACTGATGCCCACCCCGGAGCAGCGCAAGTACATGATCGACCGCATCCGCTATCTGCGCAGCGAGGCTTGCGACATCCCGTTCTACCCGATGGACTTCCAGAATGACGGCGAGTTCGTCGGAGGCTGCATTGCGGGCGGCCGCAACTACTTCCACATCAACTCGGCCGGTGATGCGGAACCCTGCGTCTTCATCCACTATTCCAATGCCAACATCCACGACAGCAGCATTCTGGAGATTCTTCAGAGCCCGCTGTTCATGGCATACCACAACGGCCAGCCCTTCAACAAGAACCATCTGCGTCCCTGCCCCATGCTGGAGAACCCCGAACTGCTGCGGAAGATGGTCCACGAGACCGGTGCCCACAGCACCGACCTCCAGAGCCCGGAGACGGTGGACCACCTGTGCGATAAGTGCAAGGCCTACGCTGACAACTGGCAGCCCATGGCCGACGAGATCTGGTCTCACACCAAGATCCGCGAGAGCCGCTATGAGAATTATAAGGACTGGAAGCCCGGCCAGCAGTAA
- a CDS encoding oleate hydratase: MYYSSGNYEAFARPRKPKDVDRKSAYLVGTGLAALTAACYLVRDGQMKGEHVHLFEKGAIPGGACDGYQYPGIGCVMRGGREMDDHFEVMWDLFRSIPSIETEGVSVLDEYYWLNKKDPNVSLCRATEQQGRDAHTDGRFGLSDKGCMEILKLFFTPDEQLYDKRITDVFDAEVLGSNFWLYWRTMFAFENWHSALEMKLYLKRYVHHVGGLPDLRALRFTKYNQYESMILPMIRYLESYGVRFHYNTKVTNIEFDCADGKKQARTICLLVDDHEERVDLTENDLVFITNGGCVENSSIGAQDQPAALDTVLHPGNGWDLWKKIAAQDPAFGHPEKFCSDPEQTNWMSATVTTLDERIVPYIQNICKRDPFSGGVVTGGIVTVRDSSWLLSWTFNRQPQFRNQPKGQLVGWLYGLFSDTPGNYVKKPMRDCTGKEICMEWLYHLGVPEPEIEDLAEHSANTVPVMMPYITAFFMPRAAGDRPAVVPEGAVNFAFLGQFAETPRDTIFTTEYSMRTGMEAVYTLLDIDRGVPEVWGSTYDVRDLLNAAVQLRDGRPLSDLKMRWIERFALGKVIDRVQETDLGRLLQEYKII; this comes from the coding sequence ATGTATTATTCCAGTGGTAACTATGAAGCATTTGCGCGGCCGCGGAAACCAAAGGACGTAGACCGCAAGTCGGCCTACCTCGTCGGCACCGGGCTGGCTGCCCTCACAGCGGCCTGCTATCTGGTGCGGGATGGCCAGATGAAGGGCGAACATGTCCACCTCTTTGAAAAAGGGGCCATCCCCGGCGGCGCATGCGATGGTTATCAATACCCCGGCATCGGCTGCGTGATGCGGGGCGGGCGCGAGATGGATGATCATTTCGAGGTCATGTGGGACCTGTTCCGCTCCATTCCGTCGATCGAGACCGAGGGCGTCAGTGTGCTGGATGAGTACTACTGGCTGAACAAAAAAGACCCGAACGTCTCACTCTGCCGTGCGACCGAACAACAGGGCCGGGATGCCCACACCGACGGCCGGTTCGGCCTGTCGGACAAGGGCTGCATGGAGATCCTGAAGCTCTTCTTCACCCCGGACGAGCAGCTGTACGACAAGCGGATCACCGACGTGTTCGACGCAGAAGTCCTCGGTTCGAATTTCTGGCTCTATTGGCGGACGATGTTCGCCTTTGAGAACTGGCACAGCGCATTGGAGATGAAGCTCTACCTCAAGCGCTACGTCCACCATGTGGGTGGACTGCCGGATCTCCGGGCGCTCCGGTTCACGAAGTACAACCAGTATGAGTCGATGATCCTGCCCATGATCCGCTATCTGGAGAGTTACGGGGTCCGGTTCCACTACAACACGAAGGTGACGAATATCGAGTTCGACTGTGCGGACGGCAAAAAGCAGGCCCGCACCATCTGCCTTCTGGTGGACGACCACGAGGAGAGGGTGGACCTGACCGAAAACGATCTGGTCTTCATCACCAACGGCGGCTGCGTCGAGAACAGCTCCATCGGTGCGCAGGACCAGCCCGCTGCGCTGGATACGGTGCTCCACCCCGGCAATGGCTGGGATCTGTGGAAGAAGATCGCCGCGCAGGACCCCGCCTTCGGCCACCCGGAGAAATTCTGCTCTGACCCGGAGCAGACCAACTGGATGAGCGCCACCGTGACCACGCTGGACGAGCGGATCGTGCCCTACATCCAGAACATCTGCAAGCGGGATCCCTTCAGCGGCGGGGTCGTCACCGGCGGCATCGTGACCGTCCGGGACTCCAGCTGGCTGCTGAGCTGGACCTTCAACCGCCAGCCGCAGTTCCGGAATCAGCCCAAAGGCCAGCTCGTGGGCTGGCTCTACGGCCTGTTCAGCGACACGCCCGGCAACTACGTGAAGAAGCCCATGCGGGACTGCACCGGCAAGGAGATCTGCATGGAGTGGCTGTATCACCTCGGTGTGCCGGAACCGGAGATCGAAGATCTGGCCGAGCACAGCGCCAACACGGTGCCCGTCATGATGCCGTACATCACGGCCTTCTTCATGCCCCGCGCAGCAGGCGACCGGCCCGCTGTGGTGCCGGAGGGCGCGGTGAACTTCGCGTTTCTGGGGCAGTTCGCAGAGACCCCGCGTGACACCATCTTCACCACCGAATACTCCATGCGCACCGGCATGGAGGCGGTGTATACCCTGCTGGACATCGACCGGGGCGTACCGGAGGTCTGGGGCAGCACCTACGACGTCCGCGACCTGCTGAACGCAGCCGTGCAGCTGCGGGATGGACGCCCGCTGAGCGACCTCAAGATGCGATGGATCGAGAGGTTCGCGCTCGGCAAAGTCATCGACAGGGTGCAGGAGACCGACCTCGGCCGCCTGCTGCAAGAATATAAGATCATCTGA
- a CDS encoding TetR/AcrR family transcriptional regulator, with product MSQTTKRALEASLKKLLLQKPLHKITINDITEDCGVNRMTFYYHFKDIYDLVDWIMVEDAAKALENKPTFDTWTEAFLDLLHQVQENKVLVMNVYRSISREQVEQYLYKLLDPMLREFMERGMQGITVQDDDVQFIVDFYKYALVGMALEWIRKDMKEDPVRMTERLNILIRGDFQRALNRFRTDRSPSELDD from the coding sequence GTGTCACAGACGACAAAGAGGGCTCTGGAAGCATCGCTGAAAAAGCTGCTGCTCCAGAAACCCCTGCATAAGATCACGATCAACGATATCACGGAGGATTGCGGGGTCAACCGCATGACGTTCTACTACCACTTCAAGGATATCTACGACCTGGTGGACTGGATCATGGTCGAAGACGCCGCAAAGGCGCTGGAAAACAAGCCCACGTTCGATACCTGGACGGAGGCGTTTCTGGACCTCCTGCACCAGGTGCAGGAGAACAAGGTGCTGGTGATGAACGTCTACCGCTCGATCAGCCGGGAGCAGGTGGAACAGTACTTATATAAGCTGCTGGACCCCATGCTGCGGGAATTCATGGAACGCGGGATGCAGGGAATCACCGTGCAGGATGACGATGTACAGTTCATCGTGGATTTCTACAAGTATGCGCTGGTGGGCATGGCGCTGGAATGGATCCGCAAGGATATGAAGGAGGACCCCGTCCGGATGACGGAACGGCTGAATATCCTGATCCGTGGCGATTTCCAGCGTGCGCTGAACCGGTTCCGCACCGACCGCAGCCCCTCGGAACTGGATGACTGA
- the proC gene encoding pyrroline-5-carboxylate reductase has product MLKTIGFLGCGNMGGAIARAVCKAADPQNVYLANRTAAKAEKLAAELGCNTTINDEVAGRCDLIFLAVKPQMMEALLTPLKFTLAERPGRFVLCSMAAGLPISRIQELAGEDYPVIRIMPNTPASVGEGMIQYCSSHVTAEEEAEFCKLMAPAGRLDPVPETLIDAASCISGCGPAWVYQFIEALADGGVACGLPRAKAQEYAAQMVLGSAKLVLESGKHPGALKDAVCSPGGSTIQGVRVLEEQGFRGAVMDAVLAAYDRTKEMGKG; this is encoded by the coding sequence ATGCTCAAGACCATTGGATTTTTAGGCTGCGGCAACATGGGCGGGGCCATTGCCCGCGCGGTGTGCAAAGCAGCAGACCCACAGAACGTGTATCTGGCCAACCGCACCGCTGCCAAGGCGGAGAAGCTGGCCGCCGAACTGGGCTGCAATACCACGATCAACGACGAGGTGGCAGGCCGGTGCGACCTCATCTTCCTCGCGGTCAAGCCGCAGATGATGGAGGCTCTGCTGACCCCGCTGAAGTTCACGCTGGCCGAGCGGCCGGGCCGGTTCGTCCTGTGCAGCATGGCGGCGGGCCTGCCCATTTCCCGCATTCAGGAACTGGCCGGTGAGGACTACCCCGTCATCCGCATCATGCCCAACACCCCGGCTTCCGTGGGCGAAGGGATGATCCAGTATTGTTCCAGCCATGTCACCGCCGAAGAAGAGGCCGAATTCTGCAAGCTGATGGCCCCCGCCGGGCGGCTCGACCCGGTGCCGGAAACCCTGATCGACGCGGCCAGCTGCATTTCCGGCTGCGGCCCGGCCTGGGTGTACCAGTTCATCGAAGCACTGGCCGACGGCGGCGTGGCCTGCGGCCTGCCCCGCGCCAAGGCGCAGGAATATGCCGCCCAGATGGTGCTGGGCAGTGCCAAGCTCGTTCTGGAGAGCGGCAAGCACCCCGGCGCGCTGAAGGATGCTGTGTGCAGCCCCGGCGGCAGCACCATTCAGGGCGTCCGTGTATTGGAAGAGCAGGGGTTCCGTGGTGCCGTGATGGACGCCGTCCTCGCCGCTTACGATCGGACAAAAGAGATGGGAAAGGGTTAA
- the proB gene encoding glutamate 5-kinase produces MRIVVKVGTSTLAHSTGRLNIRHTEDLVKVLSDLKNAGHEVILVSSGAIGMGVGKLSLPQRPKDMATKQACAAVGQCELMYTYDRLFTAYNHNVAQVLLTGVDVEDTGRRQNVENTLNRLLELGALPIINENDTVATDEITSIGDNDTLAAIVCRCIHADLLVLLSDIDGLYTANPHTHPEARLLPLVERITPEILALADGVGSSLGTGGMSTKLRAAQLVTELGADMVIANGSHPELLYDIAEGRPVGTRFAGRKEG; encoded by the coding sequence ATGCGAATCGTCGTCAAAGTCGGCACTTCCACGCTGGCGCACTCCACCGGGCGGCTGAACATCCGCCACACCGAAGATCTGGTCAAGGTACTCAGCGACCTGAAGAACGCCGGGCACGAGGTCATCCTCGTCTCCTCCGGTGCCATCGGCATGGGCGTGGGCAAGCTCTCGCTCCCCCAGCGCCCCAAAGATATGGCCACCAAGCAGGCCTGCGCCGCCGTGGGCCAGTGCGAGCTGATGTACACCTACGATCGGCTGTTCACAGCTTACAACCACAACGTGGCCCAGGTGCTGCTGACCGGTGTGGACGTTGAGGATACCGGTCGGCGGCAGAACGTGGAAAACACCCTGAACCGCCTGCTGGAGCTGGGTGCACTGCCCATCATCAACGAAAACGACACCGTAGCCACCGATGAGATCACCTCCATCGGCGACAACGACACTCTGGCCGCCATCGTCTGCCGCTGCATCCACGCCGACCTGCTGGTGCTGCTGAGCGACATCGACGGCCTGTACACCGCCAACCCCCACACCCACCCGGAGGCAAGGCTGCTCCCGCTGGTGGAGCGCATCACGCCGGAGATCCTGGCGCTGGCCGACGGAGTCGGTTCGTCGCTGGGGACCGGCGGCATGTCCACCAAGCTCCGCGCCGCCCAGCTGGTGACAGAACTTGGCGCAGACATGGTCATCGCCAACGGCTCCCACCCGGAGCTGCTGTACGACATTGCCGAGGGCAGACCGGTGGGCACCCGCTTTGCAGGCCGGAAGGAGGGCTGA
- a CDS encoding glutamate-5-semialdehyde dehydrogenase, whose amino-acid sequence MTTQEILEAARAAKSALALADEQTRKQALWAMADWLCHPDQMQAILAANAEDMAAARGHISDVMLDRLALTPERIGAMARGILEVASLPDPVGAVLKRIERPNGLVIEKTAVPMGVIAIIYESRPNVTSDAAALAIKSGNVCVLRCGREAWRSAHAIVEALRRGLMENGLPEAAVSLIEDTTHASANALMTAVGFVDLLIPRGGAGLIRACVENAKVPCIQTGTGICHVFVDDSADQAQALDIIENAKASRPSVCNAEEVCLVHSAIAAEFLPKLARRLGPARVARGLHPVELRLDERAAAVIDGTPAGPKDFDTEFLDYILAVKVVDSVEEAIGHIAEHSTGHSEAILTRNEAHATLFTAAVDSAAVYVNCSTRFTDGGEFGLGCEMGISTQKLHARGPMGLQELCSYKYIIHGDGQVR is encoded by the coding sequence ATGACGACACAGGAAATTCTGGAAGCTGCACGCGCCGCGAAGTCTGCACTGGCGCTGGCGGACGAACAGACCCGCAAACAGGCGCTCTGGGCCATGGCAGACTGGCTGTGCCACCCCGACCAGATGCAGGCCATTCTGGCCGCCAACGCCGAGGACATGGCCGCCGCCAGAGGGCACATCTCCGACGTGATGCTCGACCGTCTGGCCCTGACGCCGGAGCGCATCGGTGCCATGGCGCGGGGCATTCTGGAAGTGGCCAGCCTGCCCGACCCGGTGGGCGCTGTGCTCAAGCGCATCGAGCGGCCCAACGGTCTGGTCATCGAAAAAACCGCCGTGCCCATGGGCGTCATCGCCATCATCTACGAGAGCCGCCCCAATGTGACCAGCGACGCCGCCGCCCTCGCCATCAAGAGCGGCAACGTCTGCGTCCTGCGCTGCGGCCGGGAGGCCTGGCGTTCGGCCCACGCCATCGTGGAGGCCCTGCGCCGCGGCCTGATGGAAAATGGTCTGCCGGAAGCCGCCGTCTCCCTCATCGAGGACACCACCCACGCCTCCGCCAACGCACTGATGACGGCCGTTGGTTTTGTGGACCTGCTCATTCCGCGCGGCGGGGCCGGGCTCATCCGGGCCTGTGTGGAGAATGCCAAGGTTCCCTGCATCCAGACCGGCACCGGCATCTGCCACGTCTTCGTCGATGACTCCGCCGACCAGGCTCAGGCGCTGGACATCATCGAAAACGCCAAGGCCAGCCGCCCCAGTGTCTGCAACGCCGAGGAAGTCTGCCTTGTGCATTCCGCCATTGCGGCGGAGTTTCTGCCCAAGCTGGCCCGACGTCTTGGCCCGGCCCGCGTGGCACGGGGCCTGCACCCGGTCGAACTGCGGCTGGACGAGCGGGCGGCAGCTGTCATTGACGGCACCCCCGCCGGGCCGAAGGATTTCGACACCGAATTTCTCGACTACATTCTAGCCGTCAAGGTCGTGGACAGCGTGGAAGAAGCCATCGGCCACATTGCCGAGCACTCCACCGGCCACAGCGAGGCCATCCTGACCCGGAACGAGGCCCATGCCACCCTCTTCACAGCAGCCGTGGACAGTGCAGCGGTCTATGTCAACTGCTCCACCCGCTTCACCGACGGCGGCGAGTTCGGCCTGGGCTGTGAGATGGGCATCTCCACCCAGAAGCTCCACGCCCGCGGCCCGATGGGGCTGCAGGAGCTGTGCAGCTATAAGTACATCATCCATGGAGATGGGCAGGTGCGGTGA
- a CDS encoding methylglyoxal synthase, which produces MTIAILAHDSRKELALQFCTAYSGILSRNTVIATGTTGRMLNQATGLPVHCYLSGRLGGIQQITARVACDEVDLVLFFRDPLKTDSGNFIEQNLLRLCDMHSVPIATNIATAEVLLRGLDQGDLDYREGMHPALVEPVVPVSRAVC; this is translated from the coding sequence ATGACCATCGCGATCCTCGCACATGATTCCCGCAAAGAACTCGCGCTTCAGTTCTGCACCGCGTACAGCGGCATTCTTTCCCGCAACACGGTCATCGCCACCGGCACCACCGGTCGTATGCTGAACCAGGCCACCGGCCTGCCAGTCCATTGCTACCTCTCCGGGCGGCTGGGCGGCATCCAGCAGATCACGGCGCGCGTCGCCTGCGACGAAGTCGATCTGGTGCTGTTCTTCCGCGACCCGCTCAAGACGGACAGCGGTAACTTCATCGAGCAGAACCTGCTCCGCCTGTGTGACATGCACAGTGTACCCATCGCCACCAACATTGCAACCGCCGAAGTATTGCTGCGCGGTCTGGATCAGGGCGACCTGGACTACCGCGAGGGGATGCACCCCGCTCTTGTGGAGCCGGTCGTTCCGGTTTCCCGCGCCGTGTGCTGA